CCCTCGAGGATGGGTGCTTGGACAGTGGTAGCCTGACCGCTCCCGAACTGGTCGGAGCGAGATGGTCGGGGCATGCCTAGTCGGAGCCAAGCTGGTCAAGGCGCGCCTAGTTGGAGCGGGTCTGGCGGGGTGAGTTTGGTTAGAGCAATGCTGGTTGGCCCTCTCTTGATCGGTGTCGCTTGCAGGACCACCGTCCGCGGTCGCTACCCGACTCTAGGGGATTTGCTCACATCCTCAACCAGCTGGGCCGACATCGCGGCTGGATAGAAGGCTGGCTGGGTCAGTGCTGGTCGACGGAGAGGGCATACTGGTAGAAACATCAATTTTTTGGGCTGTCATCGTTATCTCATCGATTATTGGATGCAAAACATCAACCTCGGGGAGAACTTGAGAAGACGCAAACCATGAAACACGGACCCAGGCGAAGGCTTGAAGATGGAAGTTCTGAGAAAAGGCTAAACATACCAATCTAATTCTAGCCCTCTCCAACGAGAGGAGGTCGCACAATGCAGAAGTGTCTTTTGGCAGGCCATCCTTCCTCAGGGCTGCCGCCATGAGAAATTTGACCCATGACTCAACGGCCTCGCCTGAGAGGTCTATATAAGAGGGATACTTAGCACACCATAAGAATAAACAAAGAACGCCATGGAAGCAGTTGCAGTATTACCTAAAGAGCTCTCCATAGTGGCATTGTCGCTCCCGTTATACATATATGCCAGATGTGCTCTTTTCTACATGGGGCACActcggcgcttgatgaagtcatgaGTGACATCTGATCCTGTTAGAGTAGCATTCGCAAGGGTCTTGACCTGGGCCGCGAGGCTCAACTGCTCCGGAGTGGTCGCAATAGAGCTCACCCAGCTATCGAGGACCTGTGTCGGTCTGTTGGCACACAAATGTTGTCGAGCAAATCCTGTCTTGAGGTAGAACCATTCTTTCCTCTAGCCTGACCATGATGACTTAAGGCccatctcaaggtaggagcTCACGGTACTATCGCAGAGGCGAAACCCGTAGCTCCCAGTGGCCGGCCTAGTCTGCAAATGGGCCGTGTAAAAATACCTGAAGAGATCGAGGCATGGCTCGACCCCGATGAAGTTTTCGCACATGTGAGCgtgctcagcatgatgatggaattgagattgaggtggaggtggcagatgtcgtagaaggtgatgacggtggtgaagaattcaggaaaggatggcacgaggtaggccaaaaagaaagaggcgAACATCACGATCTCCCTCTTGCGAGGAGTAGGCACTTCCTCCCCCGGGCAGTCTCCCAAAGAGAGGCAGCGAGGGAGCAGACGGTTGTTGTACATCTGCTACAGCTTTGCCGCATGCACTTGGATCTTTATCAGTGCACGATGCCATCTGGGACAATGGGGGTGGCTGCTGGCACACGGGTGGAGATGGGGACTATGTGCTCTAACCGCTAGGGCATGGGAGCTACTGGAGATGGCAAAAGGATTCGTGGGCAAGCTTAGGCTTTCCAATCTATCAGATCAACACGATATCCCCAACCGACACGCGAAGCCCAGCCGTCTCAAAATTTGAAAGGCCGCGCGGGAGGGGCTAAAAAAATTCCCTCTGGTTAGATAGAAGTtattgtctctctctctctctctcccatgatgtctctctctctcccatgacttctctctctctccatctccctctctctctctctctctggaagtTTAAAACCTCTCCTTGGGATGTGGTTTTGCAGGCCCACCATGAAAGTGGACTGCGCTGATGGACCACTCCCGGGGTGAACTCGTGTTGACCTGGGGCCCAGGTGGCACAACCAGTTCCACCCGCGACCATGTGGCAAAACGCTCAGACCACCACATCTACGAGGAAGCTTGGAGGCTACTGTCAGTGTATAGAATAGGAGGGTCCCTGTTCTATGGTCCCACAGCTGGCAATTCCAGTTGGTAGAAGATTTTTTACCAGACCAGGGTACAATCACGCTACCAGTCTGCACTCACGCGACCAATTTGTGCCTTCGCAACTAGGATCCTTACCACAGAAGGAAATCCTGTGACCAACCACCATACCAGCCTATTCTCATTAAGTGCTTTTTTCACTCAAGTGTCTTTCCTTTCCTAGGCAATTCTCCCTGGTGGACAGGTCATGGCCAGTACAGAGGTGTCATGCatcatcccgtagcattaaatgataCAGGACGGGCTCGCAGGCGTGACAGGCTGTTTCACAAGCGCGTGTGAGACCAGTGATGGGACAGGGCAGGCCGACTGACCAGGGTGAGGTGAACATGGAGGTGTTCGATGGATGGGACGGACTCGACAATATCTTCAGAGCAAAAtaggcccacttgtaagttctccctctctctggtatataaaaAGAGGACCCGATTTGTAAGGGGGAACCGGTTTCGAAACACTAATAAccaaatacacaggacgtagggctattatccttctggaggtctgaacctagataacccctgtgttcttgagttcatagcaTATGTGCCTCGCAAGCATTGTTCACACGCCCCTCCACCGATACACTCCAAAATTATTGTCAGAGATTAACCCTCAACGGGATGATaatttatcatgattatccatTTACCTACGGGTAATACCCGAATAGGTAAGGTATGGGTAGCATTTGGTACTCACAGGTATGTTCGTGGGAGAAAAATATTACCCGATAGGTATAAAGGTATGGGTAAGATATATCTATACTCGTGACACCCTTTACCCATATAAATTTATGACATATGGACTTTTTGCTTCAAAATCCTAAGCtctcacatacatatacatctgaCCAACCCCCGTGGTCCTATCTCCCTGTCTCCCCCATAGTCACCCTACCCCAGCATGCCTCGCTCTCGCCTCCCTATCACCCCACCCCAACTCACCTTGTCGCCACGATGTCGTCGCCTCACCCCGCCCTGCTGCGTCGTCGCCTCTACTCGTCCTTCCGCCAAGATGCCACCGCCCCAGCACGCCCTATGTCGCCTTGTTGTCCCATGCTCCCCTACCACCACTCACAAGTAAAGGGTATACTCACGGGCGACGGGTTTGGTACCGATCCTTCGTTCACTGGCGCTCACGGGTATACCTATGGACGGGTAAAAAACTAGCGGATACATGTATGAATGAGCACTACCCATACCCACCGTACTTGGTTGTCATCCATAGCTGCAACTCGTCCTACGTGCACCCCCTATTTTGTAGCAAAATAGTTTCTAGTGAACTGACCAGCAAGTGTTGTGATTAGGCATTGTCTCGGATCCACTGATCTGATTTTCATCCTCCTGACAACAGGTGGGGCATGGAGAAGATGGTAAAAGATCATTTGTTCTCTCATGTTCCCACAAACACAACGAGGAAGAAACATACATGAGACAATTGtatctataattttataaaatgtACAAGTTAGGATAGATGTGAATAATCTTCACCATATATCTTATATGATCAAACGATCCATAATCAAAATTAGTCTATCGTCTCCTCCCCTCTCTTATAATATAGAAAGTCATAATTAATTAGCCAATTAACCATCAATATACTTCCCATACATTATTCTTGATTACCTTCTTTTACTGTAGTGTGCTCTCTTTTCTTCTGGTACACTATTTTCAAAACTTAAAATCAAGATAAATAATCTTTACATAATGAAATATCATCTTTTCAACATCATTCATCTCTGCATCGCATGATCATCTGGATTCAAtcatcataaatttttttatactatATTATTTTACTTCGTCACATTGATATATCTGAATTGATTATATATATGTGAAATACTTGTGCACTTGCTAATACAAGTAAAATTAATCTCTTCTTATTCAGTAGATGGGCACAGGGTCTAATAAATAGACTAGTCCCTTCGGGATACTTTCCGTAATAGAAAAAACTTAGAGATTAAGGTTTCGCAATAGTATGAGCGAGCAGTGACTTTGCTATTGGTCACTGCATCTGATTGTGCGTGAGGTTACACAAAGGCTTGGCATGCTTTAGCAGGACCTCCACGTCCAATCGGATTTGCCAAAAGAGCGGCGTTCCAGCTTGCAGCATCTAACCCGAATGACTGCCTGAACTGACCTCGTGTCTCCCTCGCACATCCGCGTttggaaaccaaaaaaattctcAACTGCTCCAGTCTCCGATCACAAGAACCTCAACAAAGTCTCTTCTTTCCTCTGTTCTGACTCTGCACTTCTTTTTTACCTTCCCGAGCGAGAAAAAGCACAAGATTCTCGTTTCAGTACCCAAGGCTCAATTGTTCGTGATCATTGAGCTTCTTGCCAAAGAGAAAGAGAGCAGATGCTCACCCTTTTGCATCGGATCGATCAGATCCATGCTCCAAAAACTTGGCACTgcatttgcatatatttttctGCATCGGATTCGGCAGTCAGTGCTCACCGTGGTTTGCGACTAAAGCTGGAAAAGGAAACGAGAAGATCTCTAGATCGCCAATCTCGAGCATGGCAAAGAACATCGCACAAACTCATGAGCTGCAGTGAGCAGCTTTTATATATGCAACCACGAGCCCAAACTTTGATGCGGAAATATACTCGAGGTGAGAAGCTATCTCAGAACGTTCGTACACCGTTCCAGCAATACATGTTGGAGATGAAATTATTTTGCAACCACTTTTACATGCTCAATTATATGGTCCTCTGATCTCAAAAATTGTCGGATTATTAGGGTGGTACTGAGGGAACTGCTAGTTGCATCCTCCTACAGTCGAAGGGCTGTGATCCTAACACTAGGAGGAAGCAGTCttcaccaaccaaacaaaatcatCTGCGTCCAGAGCAGAGAAGGGCCCCAGGGACTTCATGAGGCGAGACATCCTCACTGTTGCAGGGCCATGGTCTCAGTTTAAGGCACGGGAAGAAAACAGCTTTTGCTTCCAGTCAAAGATTCTGAAACTGCAACAGACAACGGCACCACCGCTGTCTCCACGCAGAACAATCTACTAGAATGGGACTTAACATATGCTTAATTTACCAATTACTAACATAACGAAGCATTTATCTTTGTCTAAAAAACAAAGCATTTACCTTTTTCTAGCCACAGTGAACTCCAGATAGACTTGTGTATGGCGACACCCCCAGatgaagaaaaaggagcagaaCTTACAGGTGACAGACAGAACAAGAAGGAAGAGCACAGAAACCAAGCATGCCCTTCCTCTTCTTACCATGAGGGATGGAACcccatgcaatgcacacaaaccACACACCGCCATTGATTTAATTTTCTGccccaacaacagcaggagccCCTAGCTACATAATTCCTGTGGGACACAGGGGggagaaccccccccccccccccatgccCATGTCGCTCGGTTGCCTTCAACCTCACATCTACAGCCTAGCAAACAGATGGCCCGGGCCGACACCGGCGTCCACAGgttggcggtggcggtggcgctgGCAGAGTCACGCGAGGCCCTTCCGCTCACCGGCAATGCTGAGGAGGCGCGCCACGCCCTTTGTCCACATCTCGTACTCTCGCTGGCTGGTGCACTCGAACTCGATCACTCGGTGCTCTGCCGTCCTGAGGCCGAAGTACCGGCGGTGCTCGCCGTCCTCCAGCAGGTGTCGGCCGGGCCACGCCGAGATGTCCTTGCACACATCTATCACCACACCTGCAGTGACATTGATGATTGATCAGTACACTGTGACCTGACATGGACAATGTACTGGGATGTTCTCACTGCCATGCTTGTCTTGCCgcttacttttcttcttcttggtgatTGTCCCTGCAACATGCCGGCTCTTCATTTTGAGCATGACCTGCAAACAAATGCCACATTTTAAGTAAGCAAAAGATTACAATTATTGTACAAGTTTGCAACTACAGTTCAAGAGCAGAAGCATTTACCAGGCCCGTCCGGTTGATGTACACTGATACAACCTTCCAGTGCAGCGCACCTGCAAGTAAAATGAATCGTGGAAAGGAAACATCAGTACATCAGTTCTTACACATCATGAATCAGAATGATGGCCAGGACGGTACCTTTCCGAGTGCGTTTTAGGAGCTCAGTGCCGCGAGCAAGAAGCTCTTGGCTGCAGATGCCCAGGAAGTTGTTCTCCTCCTCAAGCGAAACGTCATCGCTGATGCTACTGCCATTGCTCTCCAACTTGCGATGCTGCTTCGGCGCACTGTGCTTCTGATTGTGCCCTCCCCCCACTGTGCCCCTCTCTACTGGGATCACCGCCGCGATGTTCCACACCTCCTTCAAAGCCCTCGCCTTCAATGTCGCCGCACCTCTCAATGCTACAATCACCAACCCAGATGATCCATGTCAGGATTAAGAGATACTATGATCTATGTCAGGATTACGAGATAAATAATTGTTTCATTTGGTGGAAATGACAGACCAGTAGCTGCAGCAGCTGTGACAGTGACAATGTCTCCAGGTGTCCTGACGTTCACGGCGGAGCCAACAACTGCCTCCAAATGCTCACGCTCAGCCCCCATGGACTCCGCGGCCTCAACACATTGCGCAGCCACAAGTGTGGCTGCAGACGCCACAGCCATGTCGGTGCGGGCGGCACGGTCATCCTTGCCGGATCCTGAGGCTGTGGCGGTCGCGGCAGCCACAGCTGCCACTGCAGCAGCCACGGCCGCAACCGAAACAGCGGCATGGACCTGCGCATTGTGTGCCCGGGTCACctctttcctcttctccttcctgtCCTTGAGCCACCGGCCAACAGTCTTGTTGCCGGCCCGGTACGCCTGTGGCTTCGGCGTGCTCACTGCTCTGCAGTACTGCATATTTTCAAACTAGTCCAATCAGTGCGTCGCAAAGCTTTCCAAAACTTAGTTCTTATTTGTCTCTGACTGATAACGTAAATCAAACAAATAGTAATGCATCCAATCAGTAGGAAAATGTGCTGCACGTTACAAATTCCTTACAGTAAAGGTGCTGTCGAGTTACAACAATGGCAAGACCTTGAAGTGACAGGACGGTTCCAGTTTTCGCCGGTGGGTCCTTAACTCACACTATAGATCACTATGTTTGCACGATGGTAAGGTGAAGCCTACCAATATTCCATCTCATAAACTAGTAAACAATGTAGAAGCGCAACAGAAGACGATCGacaaaatcatgaagaagtggAGGGCAACGTTAGCCCTAGATCAGCTAAAGAGCACATCATAACATTAGATTAGAAAGCTGAAGGAATAACACTTGATTAGGGACCAAAAAGGCGCAACTAGCCTCATGATGTGGAGACTGCACGGAGTGCATGCCTGCTGCTTTTAACCCAGAGAGTGATGggcagagggagagagtggcATGGGCGGCAGACTGGACATGTTTCAGTGTTTCCTTGCATAACCAGGAGACCAGATGCCAGAGACAAGCACTGAGATCAAAGCTTCTTTACTACACACCGAGCCATACAAAGTGATAGAAAATTACTAGTAAAAATTAGGAGAGGTTAGGGGGCTGTACAAGTGTTATTAATTCAGATGAAATGACCAGAGTGCCCCGTGTATGGCTTACCTATCCTAATCAAATCTTTGACCTTGACATCTCATAAGGTTTTGTCTTTCTTGGGGTTTGGGGCATGTGGAACAGCAGTATTGTGGGGCATTCTTGGGCCATTTCTTCAAAAACCAAAACTTGGGGGAGCCATGGAACAGCTGAATCTATGGAGGCACTTCACATTGCTTTACAATATGAGCTAATAAAGGTTCCTTCAAAATTCCAAATAAAGAATTTGT
The nucleotide sequence above comes from Phragmites australis chromosome 4, lpPhrAust1.1, whole genome shotgun sequence. Encoded proteins:
- the LOC133915807 gene encoding VAN3-binding protein-like, producing MGDLRAHPSGELRPPELPLDPLEFLSRSWSASGRALGPPPPAALVVSPIAEDAACELDDGGLPSAAAAAGSSFSFASAATSQLIMERILAQSQEVAPLTSGRLSHSSGPLNGGGSLSDSPPVSPEIDDAKYCRAVSTPKPQAYRAGNKTVGRWLKDRKEKRKEVTRAHNAQVHAAVSVAAVAAAVAAVAAATATASGSGKDDRAARTDMAVASAATLVAAQCVEAAESMGAEREHLEAVVGSAVNVRTPGDIVTVTAAAATALRGAATLKARALKEVWNIAAVIPVERGTVGGGHNQKHSAPKQHRKLESNGSSISDDVSLEEENNFLGICSQELLARGTELLKRTRKGALHWKVVSVYINRTGLVMLKMKSRHVAGTITKKKKSVVIDVCKDISAWPGRHLLEDGEHRRYFGLRTAEHRVIEFECTSQREYEMWTKGVARLLSIAGERKGLA